A genome region from Microplitis demolitor isolate Queensland-Clemson2020A chromosome 1, iyMicDemo2.1a, whole genome shotgun sequence includes the following:
- the LOC103577922 gene encoding putative fatty acyl-CoA reductase CG5065 — translation MGTSNTQTENGHKHNNEEANPGGTSIEAFFAASVILITGATGFLGKALLEKLLRSCPRISTIYILIRPKKDLTMEERFQALLDSTVFDRIRRECPSAFSKIIPVMGDVSQPDLGLSEQDRLMLTQKVNIVFHGAATVKFNEPLKVAMNLNTRGTERVIELCTGMINLISFIHVSTAYSNPEQAEVDEIIYNTKIMPDIAIDMCENLDDETLSILEENLKGRHPNTYTLTKRLAELIILKRGTSLPIAIVRPSIVCAAYQEPYPGWIDNTSGLTGLIVQISRGTLKSVYCKKNLKVDIIPVDYVVDTLICAAWHNVMRRTNTIKIYNCVSGAFNPITWGKFGEYLNKYAVESPTKLAVWYPGFNYTPSLLFHKISTILFHHVPAFIIDIVLKFRGEKPIMLKLSKRFARIASTGYYFATNEWKFLSNNINQLSECVKSVTDAHNFNVDIKTLDWSTYVHGYILGIRKYILKDGPETLKQARDRLSKLYWFQRSMQALMALIFIKIILR, via the exons atgggtaCATCTAATACACAAACGGAAAATGGTCATAAGCATAACAATGAAGAAGCTAATCCCGGAGGGACATCTATCGAAGCGTTTTTTGCAGCATCAGTTATTCTTATCACCGGAGCCACTGGATTTCTCGGGAAAGCTTTGCTCGAAAAATTACTCCGTTCATGTCCAAGGATATCGACAATCTACATTTTGATTCGGCCAAAAAAAGATCTCACTATGGAAGAAAGGTTCCAAGCCCTTTTAGACAGCACT GTGTTTGACAGAATAAGACGGGAATGTCCAAGTgcatttagtaaaataattccgGTAATGGGTGACGTAAGTCAACCGGACCTTGGTCTAAGTGAGCAAGACCGTTTAATGTTAACACAAAAAGTAAACATCGTTTTTCATGGTGCTGCTACCGTAAAGTTCAATGAACCATTAAAAGTAgctatgaatttaaatacacGCGGTACTGAACGTGTTATCGAACTCTGCACTGGCATGATAAATCTCATAAGTTTTATTCATGTTAGTACTGCTTACAGTAATCCTGAACAGGCTGAAGttgatgaaattatttacaa taCAAAAATAATGCCGGATATAGCAATCGACATGTGTGAAAATTTGGACGACGAAACGTTGAGTATTTTGGAGGAAAATCTAAAAGGTAGACACCCCAACACGTACACGCTGACTAAAAGATTAGCCGAGctgattattttgaaaaggGGAACAAGTTTACCTATTGCTATTGTGCGTCCCAGCATTGTTTGTGCAGCTTATCAGGAGCCATATCCAGGATGGATCGATAACACCAGCGGACTTACAGGATTGATCGTCCAAATAAGTCGCGGCACACTAAAAAgtgtttattgtaaaaaaaatttgaaagttgaCATCATACCCGTGGACTATGTCGTCGACACTCTAATTTGTGCAGCCTGGCACAACGTCATGAGAAGAACGAATACcatcaaaatttacaattgcGTTAGTGGTGCTTTCAACCCTATCAC ctggggaaaatttggtgaataCCTCAATAAATATGCCGTTGAATCTCCCACAAAATTAGCCGTCTGGTATCCAGGTTTTAATTATACGCCTAGTTTAttgtttcataaaatttctacgATATTATTCCATCATGTTCCagcatttattattgatattgtattaaaattcCGCGGAGAAAAACCAAT aatgtTGAAGTTATCGAAACGTTTCGCTCGTATTGCGTCGACGGGTTACTATTTTGCAACCAATGAATGGAAATTTTTGAGCAACAACATCAATCAATTATCGGAGTGCGTCAAATCTGTAACTGACGCTCACAATTTTAACGTCGATATTAAAACACTTGACTGGAGTACTTATGTACATGGATATATATTAGGAATAAGAAAGTATATACTTAAAGATGGTCCAGAAACATTAAAACAAGCACGCGATCGATTGTCCAA ACTTTATTGGTTCCAAAGAAGTATGCAGGCGCTAATggcattaatttttataaagataattcTTCGGtga